AAGAATGCTGTTAGGCTCTCATACCTGCCTTGTAGGAGTGCCAGAGAGAAAGCTTTTAGTGAATTGATTGTTGGGGTATTGAAATACTATAGTACATCATATGCTATACTTGAGAACTAAAGTAGCGGATGCCTCCTGATGGGCAAACTGGATAACTCATCTTGATAGGTTCTCTTACATATATGTGCTCTTGAAGCAGCGCACATGTCAATCTAGTTCTAGTATATAATTTTTTCAACATCCTTGTTTGGAGCTGTAGTTACATTTGTTTAAcacgacaacaacaataacaacaactacaacagagcctttagtcccaaacaagttggggtaggcatgTTTGTTTAACACTAAATCGGAAATATCGCAATGGATGTTTTTATGACATGCCTTTGATTTTTTTACACTTGTCGTCATGTACCAGTGTCAGCAAGCATTATAAAATTAAACATCTGTTATAAATTTACAACTGTAGGCATGTAAAGTCAGTTGTTCTATGAAATGGTTTTCAACGAGCACGGATTGTATAGAGAAATGTAACATATTTCTTGTGTAGAAAGATGCTATCTCGAAGGCCCTCAGATCAAGGGATGCTTTTTTGCTTCATGGACCTCCTGGAACTGGGAAGACAACAACCATCATTGAGATAATATTGCAGGAGGTCAAGCGTGGAGCGAAAATTCTTGCTTGTGCTGCTTCCAACATTGCTGTCGATAACATTGTTGAGCGACTCTCACAGTACAGGTTGCTAAAAAAAAGTGTAACATATATTTTTTGCTTCCATCATTTTTCCCATAGTTTCTGTGGGAAAAATGTTATAATCATACATGTAGCCCTTACAAAAGTGGATTCTAGTGACCTAATCATCTGAACCCTAAGTTACTTAAATATCCTTATTATTTCTTTCTGTAGAACAAAATTGGTGAGGTTAGGGCATCCTGCCCGTTTACTACCGCAAGTGTTGGACAGTGCTCTTGATGCACAGGTGAAATCCCTGTTTAAGTTGTTCAATTTGCTTTTGTACTGGGGAACCATGAAGATACATTCCTTTTTTAATTAGCTCATAAGTTATGCTTTCGATCGTATTTAACTTCAATACTCATCCACTGCATGGTTAAGTGTACCCACCTTTACCTTTATATGAGATTTTATGGGAATTCATGTTATGTTTTATTTCACTCTACCATGCATGCAACTTATGATTCAAATAAAGATTTTGGTTGCATCTTTTTCCTATTTGCTTATGCCTTTTTTTTCTAACATATGAAATTCTACTATGTTTTTGTTATTACTTATTGACTTAAGCAACTTAATTGATTAGTTTGTATGTCCCATTCAATTTAAAATGGGTGGGCTATATTTGGCAGATGTATTACCTGTGATGCCTTAATGCGTCCCTTTTAACCTTATGATAGTTGGCCTGATTAACCTTCTGGGACCAGGTACTGCGAGCAGATAATAGCAGTTTGGCCGGAGACATTCGCAAGGAAATGAAGGTAACCATTCATTTCCAAATTCCTAACTTTTCTGTAATTCTAAGACAGCATGTCTATCCACAACTGTTAAGGAGCGGTCTAGTGTGGAAGATGTCCTATTTAGATAGTACCAATGGTTGCATTTTCATTCGTGTGCCTTGCTTTGCTTGCCCAATCTATTAGTATGGCATCCCTTCTCAGTCCTCTTTGGCTGATGTTGTTTGATATTTGTTGATATGTTCTGTTCTTTTGTCAGGTGCTTAATAGCAAATTGCTGAAAGCTAAAGATAGAAACACGAAAAGGGACATCAGGAAAGAGCTTAAAACCCTTGCCAAAGAGGAGCGAAAACGGCAGCAGCTTGCAGTCGCTGATGTCATAAAAAATGCAGATGTTGTGCTGTCAACTTTGACAGGTGCATCTTCCAAAAAAATAGCTGGCATTACATTTGATCTGGTAATTATTGATGAGGCTGCTCAGGCACTCGAGGTGGCCTGTTGGATAGCCTTACTGAAGGTAAGTTGTAACTTACAGTTACAATAAAAGTTGAGATAGCAACTTGTCTTCCAAAAGAGGATAAATCGTTAACAGTTAAATAGGTCTGTGTATGTTTGAGGCTGGTTTTTGTATTGGTGTAAATTGTAGCACATTGGTATGAATATCTGATAAAACTCTGTAAGGATGTAATGTTAATCTGCTGTAATTTACATTAGTGTCACCAGTAGACAGATCGTAGGGAATATAATTTTTGGCTTTACAGTCAAGGCACCCTTCTTCTGGTGGTTGATTAGTTTCGGGATTTTCAAATGGTGTTAGCTGACTATGCCATTAGCAATGCAGTTGTTTCTCTGTTTGACATAATTGGCATGCATAATGATTTGGATAAAATGGTTACTCTCATGTTCTTGTTAAGGTAGCATTTGTGTTATGGAGCTTCTCATTTATGCATTTATCAGTTCTATATTCTTGTGGTATTCAGGGCCAAAGGTGCGTGCTTGCTGGAGACCATCTTCAACTTCCTCCAACGATCCAAAGTGTTGAGGCTGAGAAGAAGGGTATGGGAAAGACACTCTTTGAACGCCTTACAGAAGGTTATGGAGAGGAAATCACATGCATGCTCACTATCCAGTACAGGATGCACGAGCTAATTATGAACTGGTCATCAAAAGAACTTTACAATAATAAGGTGTGCTTTCTCTTACATTATTGTGCTACTTGTATTTCAGTCTCTCTTTCTCTTTACGCTACTATTTTCTCATGCTGTTTTTCCTTTTGTATTCTCAGATCAAAGCGCACTCTAGTGTTGCTGGGCATATGCTCTATGATCTTGAAGGAGTGAATAAATCTTCTTCAACAGAACCAACTATTATACTTGTTGACACTACAGGGTCTGTATTCTCTGGTGCTTCCCCCTCAGTGGCTTGTTGGAGTACTCCACATatttccgtcccaaaattcttgtcttagatttgtctagatacggatgtatttaACACTAAAACAtgactagatacatctgtatctagacaatctaagacaagaatttgggACACAGGGAGTAGCAAACTGTGTGCATGCAGTGAAATCTTGGCTATTTTTATGCTTTCCCACTCTGCCTCGAGTTGTAGTTAAGATACTCTTGTACAAACGTAGGACTAGCTGGTGGCTTGACTGAAGAGAGATATTCCATATGCTAATACAATAATTTGACAGGTTTGATTATTATTTCAAGTGTAGACCATCCTTTGACTGATACTAAAAACATTTATATTTTCTGAATGATGAACAATATGAATGTTTTTTAAATGAGTCTTTTATAATAATGTTCTTGAAATGATATGTAAAGTACTTCTAACATGTCTGAAGTACATTTTAGGTGTGACATGGAAGAAGTGAAAGATGAAGAGGAGAGCACCATGAATGAGGGCGAGGCTGCAGTGTCCATTGCTCATGCCAAGTTGCTTGTTGAGAGTGGTGTCCGTGCAATTGATATTGGCATTATTACTCCATATTCTGCACAGGTTTTTTTTTATTATATGCTCTCTGTATTCATCGAAATTTATAGGTAGTAGATAATTATTAGCCATGCGTTCTTCATGCCTATGTATTCAGTAGTATCATGTTTAGTTGTTTACACTCGCTAGTTGTCTTCATACGTATGTATTCAGTAGTATCatgtttagtactccctctgttcctaaatactcactagtgtcaaaaacactcttatattatgggatggagggagtataagtctttttagagatttcaatatggactccgtggcaaagtgagtgaatctacactctaaaatatgtctatatacatctgtatatagTCCATGTTGAAATctccaaaaagacttatatttaggaacggagggagtatcatgttGCTGCATGTTCTTTTTGCTGTTCTGCTCGAGTCTGCACATATTGGTTGGTTGTGCGTTGTTTGAAAGACTCTGTTCTTCTATTTCTGTTACATTTCATCGTTATAGTTTTTGGCTTGCAATTCATTTATCTGTTAGAAATTGATTTTTTGTTCCTTCGATGGTGCAACAGGTAACCTGCCTGAAAATGCTGAGAAATAAAGATGCTAAATTGAAGGACTTGGAAATATCAACGGTTGATGGATTTCAGGGTAGGGAGAAAGAGGCCATAATCATAACAATGGTCAGATCCAACCCAAAGAAAGAGGTAAGCTTCCTTACGTGATCTTCCTAGGTTGAAAATTATCCTCTATTTCGGTGTCTGATGTACACGGACATGAGACATTGATGTTGATTTTGCATTGCATGGTTGATAGAAAAAAGGAGACGGGAAGTTCCATAAGATTAAATGTCTATCTAACAAAAAAAGAGTGAGCATTTTAGATATGGCATGAGTGATCTGCAAATATCGGGTGTCTGCGGCTCTAAGTATGTGCGATGAACAGAAAATCTGTTTTGTTCTTAATTATGATTGGACATAAAAGATGGAGATTCATGTCCACTATGTGGGCAGCTTGGATGCTCGAGCGAGCTCTTGTCTAGTTAGTAAAACTAAAACCTATTTTCATTTGCTTCTCCAGGTCGGGTTCTTGAGCGACCATAGGCGGATGAACGTCGCCGTAACACGAGCAAGGCGGCAGTGCTGCGTAGTGTGCGATGCCGAGACCGTAAGCAGCGACAGATTCCTGAAACGCTTGGTTGAGTACTTTGAGGAGAACGGCGAGTACCTGAGCGCGTCTGAGTACCAGAGCAGCTGACCGTCGTAGCATGATACGCTGCTCTTGTGCCCGCTGCGCGACCATGGCAGAGATACCGGAAACAAGCGACCGCCGACAACACAAGTGGACAGGTTTGGTGCAAATCCCAACCGATGCATACATTGCCACAGAATACTTGCTACAGCTGAACAAGCATCTGGTTAAATTGTTCGCCGTGTTGTGTGGAGTATAGCAGTTGTGGCCACTTTGTCTTGACTCCTGCTCTTGGTGTGAGTTTGTTGCTATTATTATTTTTCGGAGACTACAAAGTACAGTACTTCAGTACTATCGATTTATTATGAGATTGATTCAATTGTCATATATTTCTATGAATGCGAAGAAAATCTCCAGCCTTTGTGCCTTTGGGCAGCAGTAAATATATCGACATGGTAATCAAATGTTAAAATGACTGTCTCACACCGAATATATTCTTTTACAAGCATGGTACACACCAACAACGTGCTTCGACAAGAAAGTTACAGAAACCTACTGGCTTTTATTCAGCTCAAGACACATGAGCACTGGACTAGAAGAATCACAACAACAATCAACACACcacaatgaacaagatgaacaAATTTTCCATGGATACATTCATCAGCAATACATCAACCATCATAGTACATCCGTAAGACATCAGTAAGCGCTGGGAACCACTCATCGGTAATACATCCACCGCGTGTCGAGATCGTATTAGTTCATTCAGACACACTGATGACGGTGAATCTGAAGACTAGTCATTTTTGCTGTCGTGTCTAGACATTCAATTGGTGTCTAAATGTGTTACAGTGGAAAAGGAAGAGCAATTATTACCAACACAAACGGGTAAAAGGGCGAACCAATCAGGACCCCTCATCTTGTACAGGACTCCATCCTGCAGAGCCCGTCTTCTTCTTTCTAACAGCAAAGCCAGCCATGAAACCGAGCAGCATGGCAAGCATCACGCCGCCGGCAATTCCCACGTACCTCATCTTCTCCGGCATCGCACCGACCAGCTTACCAGGCGCACCGCCGGCGGCGCCAGTATTTCGACCATGTCATGGACTTGCCCATCATGGTTCCCAACGtacatcagtgtcaacctctccctCGTGGCCACAAGCTTCGCGTACCCGAACTCGCTGCCACGGTACATGGACTGCCGCGGCTGAGGGAATATCGGGACATCAGGGTGGTCGGGCCTCGGCTCCCAGCTCGGCTGGAAGTCCTGCCCGGCCATCCCGATCACGACGTGCACAGGGGCACCGGGGTACACGAAGCTCGACGACGCGTTGAGGCACCGGTAGTCCTCCATGGGGCAGAACCTCTCGTACCTGTGAATGTGCCCCCACAGAGCGAGGGTCACGCCGTGCTCCACAAAGAGGGGCTCCAGGTGCTGGATCATCTGCTCCCTGTGGGccgtgtccttggcctcgttgctcGAGGTGTACATCGGCCGGTGGCCCTGGAACACCACGAACGGCGTTCGGCTCCGGTTGACGCGCTCGAGGTCGGCCTTTATGAACTTGTACTGATCGCTGCCACGGGTGAAGTCGGTTTCGGTGGACATGTAGACGAAATGCACAACGCCTGCATCAATGGAGTAGTAGAGGTTCTGGGTGTCGGGAGCGATGGTGCCGGTGGGGAGGGAAGAGTTTCCGGGCATCCTGAACTTGATGCTGTATGGCACCCCGCATTCGCCGCCGCCGTCCTTCCCGTTGTACACCTTTGCTGCCCAGGAGGGTTTCCAGGGCTGGGAGGGCCAGTCATACTCATGGTTTCTGATGCAGACGTGGTATGGTGTGCTGGCAGCGATGGGCTCGATCTGCTCGAAGAAATGATCCCATAACCATGCGTAACCTTTGGCGTGGCTGATGTCGCCGATGTGTGAAATGATCGCCGGTTTGTCGTTGAGGGCTTGGAGATCGCGGAGGATCCATTTCACGGTTGGCTGATGTCGCCGATGTGTGAAATGATCGCCGGTTTGTCGTTGAGGGCTTGGAGATCGCGGAGGATCCATTTCACGGTTGACAGACTTTCTTGAGGTGTTCGGAAGTAGGTGTTGTAAGGGACGTAGGTGCCCAGGTCGCCGAAGAGGAATGCGATGGTCTCGTTGGCCTCGGCGTCGCGTGAGATGAAGCTGTGTGTCTCACTCCACCCCCCTGAATCGTTGCCAACCTATGAAATGAcagtccaaacttcaaaagattagTTGAATGTGGCATAGAATGGCTTTTTTGTACCGAATGCTGATGATGTTGGGTGCTCGTTATGGTTGGATCTTGGAACTACGAGCTATGGAAAATATTTTTTGCGTCATAAACTAGACTAGATATCGAACTGAAGCTAGTGCTCTAAAATGAAGTTTTGCCAACTTTCAGACGATCCCATCTGATCTGGTTCTTTTGAGGCCCCAGACTGAAGCTAGGATGTTTGCATTGCTAGTTCAAATGATTCAAATTATGATTGAAGTGGAAGTTATGTGTCTAGTGTACCTTGTAGGAGTACCTTGTCCCAGGCCGCAGCGCCTTCATGACGCCGTCGAAGACGAAGCCGGGGTGGCGCCACCCGACGCTGTGGTTCGCCGGGTGGCCGCACATGTGGCGCCGCTCGTACgtgctcgccgccgccggcacctcctCCCACTCCTCCTCGCGCCGGCCGGCGGGCCCGTACCTCACCGACCTCCTCCCGCCGTCGCCGCACACGAACAGCACCCGCATCTCGTCCGCCTCGTCGGTGAACGCCAGGTGCAGCTGGGCGGGCCGGGCGCCGGATCCCTCGCGGGCCACGTCGCCCgatacggcggcgcggcggctggcgTCGGGGAGCGGGTCGCCGTCCTGGTCAACGCGCGGGTTCCGGCCCGGCGGCCCCGGAAGAGGCGGAACTGGTAGGGGGCGCGCAGGTCCGGCAGGGGCGGGAGCGCGAGGCTGCCGGCGCCCGTGGCCCAGGAGGCGGAGGAGTTGAGGAAGAGGAAGCCGAGGTAGTCGAGGTCGCCGGAGGTCGGCGGGGAGTAGACGGCCACGTAGTCGAGCGGGCCCGGGTCGGGGAGGTTGGACCATTGCAGGGCGACTGCGTGGTGGTCTGGTTTGGTCAGCGTCGCCGGGGTGGCTGTGAGGGtcgtggcggaggtggtgggctcgCCGGCGGCGAGGTGGGCGGCGAGCAGGAAGAGCAACGCCCAAGGCGACATTGTAATCAATGCATTTGTTTATGGATGCAGCTTAACTTAGGCTTGAATTAATGACTGTGCTCAGGAAGCTCAGCTCAGTTTAAACAAATATTTCACGATCGCGCTTCATTTCAGTTCACTACATCGTCTTGCACTCATACACTTACCTCTAGCAACATTGATGTCATCGTTGGCGTGGCAAGCCGTTGTCACGCAACATCGAATGTGTTACTGCCGGCGTGGTCATCATAGTCACGGCGCAGGCTCCTCCCCGACGTCACGTGCACGCGCGCAGCCCTGCTAGGCTCAGCAGCAGCCCCTGAATCGGTGACCCTTCCGCAACCTCGCGTCGGCGCCAACGCACATGGACTTGCTGCATCAAGCATAGGCTTGCGgcattaggccaactccaccgcacgacccaaACAGACGTCCGAATTGGCCGGATTTTGTCCCTATGGAGTGCCGATGGGTACGCCCGTGTCCGGCTGTGTCCATTGGATCGTGCGTGCGCCCACTGCGCGGCCGCATCCCAAATTCACGTCCGTGTTAGGAAAACAAtaaaaaaagaaaacataaaaaatTGACTACAAAAGTAAATAAGCGCAGTTTAATAAAAGATAAAACTTAGTTAGGGGGTCCatggccacaaaacggcccagtttcgTCACAttaataattaaacataaaaagaaaaaaaacggtCTCCGCCGGCGCGCTCCTGCCCGTGCCCGTCGTTGCCGTCGCCGTGGCGCTCTTCACTGaccgccggtgtcgtcgtcgtcgtcgtcgctgacgaggtcgacgtaggccggcGGCGTCCACAGGTGGGCCGGCGGTGCGTGCGGTGCCTGGTAgacgggggcgggctggacggcgggaggtgcctgcaacacctcctcccgtggcgaccCCTCCCGCTCCGGTGACTGCGGCGGA
Above is a window of Triticum dicoccoides isolate Atlit2015 ecotype Zavitan chromosome 5B, WEW_v2.0, whole genome shotgun sequence DNA encoding:
- the LOC119312224 gene encoding DNA-binding protein SMUBP-2-like isoform X2, yielding MGKTLLEFQPNKGDVLPPHKFGTHDVVALKPNKADAGSPALGQGVVYRLKDSSITVVFDDIPEDGLNSPLRLEKLANEVTYRRMKDALIQLSKGIQTGPSANLVPVLFGENSPMRSKDAVKFSPFNKNLDDSQKDAISKALRSRDAFLLHGPPGTGKTTTIIEIILQEVKRGAKILACAASNIAVDNIVERLSQYRTKLVRLGHPARLLPQVLDSALDAQVLRADNSSLAGDIRKEMKVLNSKLLKAKDRNTKRDIRKELKTLAKEERKRQQLAVADVIKNADVVLSTLTGASSKKIAGITFDLVIIDEAAQALEVACWIALLKGQRCVLAGDHLQLPPTIQSVEAEKKGMGKTLFERLTEGYGEEITCMLTIQYRMHELIMNWSSKELYNNKIKAHSSVAGHMLYDLEGVNKSSSTEPTIILVDTTGCDMEEVKDEEESTMNEGEAAVSIAHAKLLVESGVRAIDIGIITPYSAQVTCLKMLRNKDAKLKDLEISTVDGFQGREKEAIIITMVRSNPKKEVGFLSDHRRMNVAVTRARRQCCVVCDAETVSSDRFLKRLVEYFEENGEYLSASEYQSS
- the LOC119312224 gene encoding DNA-binding protein SMUBP-2-like isoform X1, whose translation is MEERRGGGGGGRGSGKGPAAGKMMSLNEFVSSMAPLIDLEKAAEISAESEASSKRKERRGSVMPNLKCTDAQTGLMGKTLLEFQPNKGDVLPPHKFGTHDVVALKPNKADAGSPALGQGVVYRLKDSSITVVFDDIPEDGLNSPLRLEKLANEVTYRRMKDALIQLSKGIQTGPSANLVPVLFGENSPMRSKDAVKFSPFNKNLDDSQKDAISKALRSRDAFLLHGPPGTGKTTTIIEIILQEVKRGAKILACAASNIAVDNIVERLSQYRTKLVRLGHPARLLPQVLDSALDAQVLRADNSSLAGDIRKEMKVLNSKLLKAKDRNTKRDIRKELKTLAKEERKRQQLAVADVIKNADVVLSTLTGASSKKIAGITFDLVIIDEAAQALEVACWIALLKGQRCVLAGDHLQLPPTIQSVEAEKKGMGKTLFERLTEGYGEEITCMLTIQYRMHELIMNWSSKELYNNKIKAHSSVAGHMLYDLEGVNKSSSTEPTIILVDTTGCDMEEVKDEEESTMNEGEAAVSIAHAKLLVESGVRAIDIGIITPYSAQVTCLKMLRNKDAKLKDLEISTVDGFQGREKEAIIITMVRSNPKKEVGFLSDHRRMNVAVTRARRQCCVVCDAETVSSDRFLKRLVEYFEENGEYLSASEYQSS